The Hippoglossus stenolepis isolate QCI-W04-F060 chromosome 11, HSTE1.2, whole genome shotgun sequence genome includes a window with the following:
- the pkia gene encoding cAMP-dependent protein kinase inhibitor alpha produces MSDVEATYADFIASGRTGRRNAMHDILQSPTDPEGRELPLTLSLSQMHINAGGGEGDDPEDSQSSSSAHREAEQRNS; encoded by the exons ATGTCTGATGTTGAGGCCACGTATGCAGACTTCATTGCCTCTGGCAGGACGGGACGAAGGAACGCCATGCATGACATCCTACAGAGTCCCACCGACCCAGAGGGACGAGAGCTGCCCCTCACCCTGTCACTGTCCCAGATGCACATCAACgcaggagggggag AAGGAGACGACCCGGAGGACAGCCAGAGCTCCTCCTCAGCACATCGGGAGGCTGAGCAGAGGAACAGCTAA